From the Stigmatella erecta genome, one window contains:
- a CDS encoding GNAT family N-acetyltransferase, with protein sequence MEARQLAPAPSVQEVTDRTGFMALASEWNALVEATGNEVFYRHEFIRIWIDNFAPAAQLRVLTLRDGEGRLAAVLPLMAERVPMYGIPVRQLSATANPHSCRFDLVAREPGAAAAAFLAHLRADRSWDVLRLTDVPEGGSGWHLAGAAKAAGLATGAWESLQSPYVPLPSTWEAYQATLQSKFKANCRRRRKKLEERGRVAFERIDGGLALEGKLEEGFALEQSGWKGQRGTAMAQDAATRGFYTELARDAAYAGKLSLYYLRLDGRAVAFQYGLVHDGRYFLLKPGYDESLKECSPGQLLMDEVLADCISRGLREFDFLGPDMVWKRDWTDKVRRHTWLFLFNDSAFGRALCAAKFRWVPAAKEVVARWKK encoded by the coding sequence ATGGAAGCCAGACAGCTTGCCCCCGCTCCGAGTGTCCAGGAAGTCACGGACCGGACGGGGTTCATGGCCCTTGCGTCCGAGTGGAACGCGCTCGTGGAGGCCACGGGCAACGAGGTGTTCTACCGGCACGAGTTCATTCGCATCTGGATCGACAACTTCGCCCCGGCCGCGCAGCTGCGCGTGTTGACCCTGCGGGACGGGGAGGGGCGCCTGGCGGCGGTGCTGCCGCTGATGGCCGAGCGGGTGCCGATGTATGGCATCCCCGTCCGGCAGCTCTCGGCCACGGCCAACCCCCACTCGTGCCGGTTCGACCTGGTGGCCCGGGAGCCCGGGGCGGCCGCGGCGGCGTTCCTCGCGCACCTGCGGGCGGACCGGAGCTGGGATGTGCTGCGGCTGACGGACGTGCCGGAAGGCGGCTCGGGCTGGCACCTGGCCGGGGCCGCGAAGGCGGCGGGGCTGGCCACGGGGGCATGGGAGTCGCTCCAGTCGCCCTACGTGCCGCTGCCGTCCACGTGGGAGGCGTACCAGGCCACGCTCCAGTCCAAGTTCAAGGCGAACTGCCGCCGGCGGCGCAAGAAGCTGGAGGAGAGGGGGCGCGTCGCGTTCGAGCGGATCGACGGCGGCCTGGCGCTGGAGGGCAAGCTGGAGGAGGGCTTCGCCCTCGAGCAGAGCGGCTGGAAGGGGCAGCGCGGCACGGCGATGGCGCAGGACGCGGCCACGCGGGGCTTCTACACGGAGCTGGCGCGCGACGCGGCGTACGCGGGCAAGCTGTCGCTCTACTACCTGCGCCTGGACGGGCGGGCGGTGGCCTTCCAGTACGGCCTGGTGCATGACGGGCGCTACTTCCTGCTCAAGCCCGGGTACGACGAGAGCTTGAAGGAGTGCAGCCCGGGCCAGCTCCTGATGGACGAGGTGCTCGCCGACTGCATCTCGCGGGGGCTGCGCGAGTTCGACTTCCTGGGGCCGGACATGGTGTGGAAGCGCGACTGGACGGACAAGGTCCGGCGCCACACCTGGCTGTTCCTCTTCAATGATTCCGCGTTTGGCCGCGCGCTGTGCGCGGCGAAGTTCCGGTGGGTCCCCGCAGCAAAAGAGGTGGTGGCGCGATGGAAGAAGTGA
- a CDS encoding DegT/DnrJ/EryC1/StrS family aminotransferase, whose amino-acid sequence MEEVKMSQKLFVPSLPTLWPGMLLAQKDSSAFQPFCAPNVRYFYFARNAVWLTVKMLGLDKGEVLVPAYHHGVEIEALVDAGATPRFYRVGSRWDVDLEDVARKITPKTKALYLIHYAGFPGPAAEMRKLADQHGIPLIEDCALSLLSSDGPVPLGTTGDVGIFCLYKTLPVPNGGALTINGPRQYSLPQPPAPPLLSTFSHTVSALLQNLELRGGGVGRGLRSLIRGLGRGTVKAASIERVATGTQHFNREHVDLGMSPLTQRIALSQDLEHIVETRRRNYFFLLGRLRDISPPLFNQLPAGVSPLFYPLVVENKAEVLERLRARGIDVIDFWKRFHPACDAAEFPEVAQLRRSIVEIPCHQDLSPEVMAQVAGAVREVLMLDRGNRKQTG is encoded by the coding sequence ATGGAAGAAGTGAAGATGTCCCAGAAGCTGTTCGTCCCGTCCCTGCCCACGCTCTGGCCGGGAATGCTCCTGGCGCAGAAGGACTCGAGCGCCTTCCAGCCCTTCTGCGCGCCCAACGTGCGCTACTTCTACTTCGCCCGGAACGCCGTGTGGCTCACGGTGAAGATGCTGGGGCTCGACAAGGGCGAGGTGCTCGTGCCCGCCTACCACCACGGCGTGGAGATTGAAGCGCTCGTGGACGCGGGCGCCACGCCCCGCTTCTACCGCGTGGGCTCGCGGTGGGACGTGGACCTGGAGGACGTGGCGAGGAAGATCACCCCGAAAACGAAGGCCCTGTACCTCATCCACTACGCGGGCTTCCCGGGGCCCGCCGCGGAGATGCGCAAGCTGGCGGACCAGCATGGGATTCCGCTCATCGAGGACTGCGCCCTGTCCCTGCTGTCCTCGGACGGGCCGGTGCCGCTGGGGACCACGGGCGATGTGGGCATCTTCTGCCTCTACAAGACGCTGCCGGTGCCCAACGGGGGCGCGCTGACCATCAACGGCCCCCGGCAGTACAGCCTGCCCCAGCCGCCCGCGCCGCCGCTGTTGTCCACCTTCAGCCACACCGTGTCGGCGCTGCTCCAGAACCTGGAGCTGCGCGGGGGTGGGGTGGGGCGCGGCCTGCGCAGCCTCATCCGAGGCCTGGGCCGCGGCACGGTGAAGGCCGCCAGCATCGAGCGTGTGGCCACGGGCACGCAGCACTTCAACCGGGAGCACGTGGACCTGGGCATGAGCCCGCTCACCCAGCGCATCGCCCTGTCGCAGGACCTGGAGCACATCGTCGAGACGCGGCGGCGCAACTACTTCTTCCTGCTGGGGCGGCTGCGGGACATCTCGCCGCCGCTGTTCAACCAGCTCCCTGCGGGCGTCAGCCCGCTCTTCTACCCGCTGGTGGTGGAGAACAAGGCGGAGGTGCTGGAGCGCCTGCGCGCGCGGGGCATCGACGTCATCGACTTCTGGAAGCGGTTCCACCCAGCGTGTGACGCGGCGGAGTTCCCCGAGGTGGCCCAGCTGCGCCGCTCCATCGTGGAGATTCCGTGCCACCAGGATCTCTCGCCCGAGGTGATGGCGCAGGTGGCCGGCGCGGTGCGCGAGGTGCTGATGCTGGACCGTGGCAATCGCAAGCAGACGGGCTGA
- a CDS encoding GNAT family N-acetyltransferase — protein MIRESEVTPEPRPSQWLQVDAVLDPAVLAGMRAEWNALLASSNAGIFNSWEWLYPWCRRIAPDRRPMVLTARDRRGALVGLMPLGFEVRRVMGRLVGRVGFLGETHVGSDYLDVVARRGAEEEVTRAFAQTLRQLHGTWDVLDLTDLHEDSLTVKVLREAFPEMDVRVTERYLCPYEKFEKGESFDTFLKRTGRRDNYLRRRKWLEKQEGYCIERTELPGALAGPMTDFFRLHAARWAGDGGSQGIKGKGVEAFHRDATQLLAEQGQLRLYTMKVGGQAVASVYGIVHRDTFIYFQSGYDPEWRNRSVGLVLVGETFKDAFESGLTEYDFLRGTETYKSDWTSKQRRTVAVRIHAHEGAGSWFTRHEELARTVRNTFKRILPDATVEKIRRLRRRRAAI, from the coding sequence GTGATTCGTGAATCCGAAGTGACGCCTGAGCCACGGCCTTCGCAGTGGCTCCAGGTGGATGCCGTGTTGGACCCGGCCGTGCTCGCGGGCATGCGCGCCGAGTGGAACGCGCTGCTCGCCTCGAGCAACGCGGGAATCTTCAACTCCTGGGAGTGGCTCTACCCGTGGTGCCGCCGCATCGCTCCGGACCGACGGCCGATGGTGCTCACCGCGAGGGATAGGCGCGGGGCGCTGGTGGGCCTCATGCCGCTGGGCTTCGAGGTCCGCCGGGTGATGGGCCGGCTGGTGGGGCGCGTGGGCTTCCTGGGGGAGACCCACGTGGGCAGCGACTACCTGGACGTGGTGGCGCGGCGGGGCGCGGAGGAAGAGGTGACGCGCGCCTTCGCCCAGACGCTCCGGCAGCTGCATGGCACCTGGGACGTGCTGGACCTGACCGACCTGCACGAGGACTCGCTCACGGTGAAGGTGCTCCGGGAGGCGTTCCCGGAGATGGACGTCCGCGTGACGGAGCGCTACCTCTGCCCCTACGAGAAGTTCGAGAAGGGGGAGAGCTTCGACACGTTCCTCAAGCGCACGGGCCGCCGGGACAACTACCTGCGGCGGCGCAAGTGGCTCGAGAAGCAGGAGGGCTATTGCATCGAGCGCACGGAGCTGCCCGGAGCGCTGGCGGGGCCCATGACGGACTTCTTCCGCCTGCACGCGGCGCGCTGGGCCGGGGACGGGGGCTCGCAGGGCATCAAGGGCAAGGGCGTGGAGGCCTTTCACCGGGATGCCACGCAGCTGCTCGCCGAGCAGGGCCAGCTGCGCCTCTACACCATGAAGGTGGGGGGCCAGGCCGTGGCGTCGGTCTACGGCATCGTCCACCGGGACACGTTCATCTACTTCCAGTCCGGGTATGACCCGGAGTGGCGCAACCGGAGCGTGGGCCTGGTGCTCGTGGGCGAGACGTTCAAGGACGCCTTCGAGTCCGGCCTCACCGAGTACGACTTCCTGCGCGGCACGGAGACCTACAAGTCCGACTGGACGTCGAAGCAGCGGCGCACCGTGGCGGTGCGCATCCACGCCCACGAGGGGGCCGGGAGCTGGTTCACCCGTCACGAGGAGCTGGCGCGCACGGTGCGCAACACCTTCAAGCGCATCCTTCCGGACGCCACGGTCGAGAAGATTCGCCGGTTGAGGCGGCGAAGGGCGGCCATCTGA
- a CDS encoding glycosyl hydrolase, with protein sequence MKQFLVLAALLVAGAHTQQAHAQMQPQATKSAKRGIAYGYHSAADMTALSTGISWWYNWAPQPESTAAGVAPTVGVTFSPMVWGGTPNVDTLAAQIPAGAQYLLGFNEPNFKSQANKTPKQAAALWPVLEEVARRKNLKLVAPAVNYCGDCVSEDGVTFTDPVVYLDAFFKACTNCKVDYIAVHWYACDVSALSWYIGLFKKYNKPIWLTEFACGDRPHNEITLAVQKKYMTDAVNYLENEPAVFRYSWFSGRNAEIPNINLLGNSGQLTELGQLYVSLPTATPPTTDPNKHVPVAAMASSSEGAGTVAGNAIDGSLSTRWSSAFSDPQYLMVDYGATKTFNRVKIQWEAAYGKEYQVQTSANGSTWTTIYSTSTSDGGVDDLTGLNGSGRYLRIYGTKRNTQYGYSIFEVEAYGG encoded by the coding sequence ATGAAACAGTTCCTTGTTCTGGCCGCCCTCCTGGTCGCGGGCGCCCACACGCAGCAGGCCCACGCGCAGATGCAGCCGCAGGCCACCAAGAGCGCCAAGCGGGGCATCGCTTACGGCTATCACTCCGCCGCGGACATGACGGCCCTCTCGACGGGGATCAGCTGGTGGTACAACTGGGCCCCGCAGCCGGAGTCGACGGCCGCCGGCGTGGCCCCCACGGTGGGAGTGACCTTCTCTCCCATGGTGTGGGGCGGAACGCCCAACGTGGACACGCTGGCCGCGCAGATCCCCGCGGGCGCTCAGTACCTGCTGGGCTTCAACGAGCCCAACTTCAAGAGCCAGGCGAACAAGACGCCCAAGCAGGCCGCGGCCCTGTGGCCCGTGCTGGAAGAGGTGGCCCGGCGCAAGAACCTGAAGCTCGTGGCCCCCGCGGTGAACTACTGCGGCGACTGCGTGTCCGAAGACGGGGTGACCTTCACGGACCCTGTCGTCTACCTGGACGCGTTCTTCAAGGCCTGCACCAACTGCAAGGTCGATTACATCGCCGTCCACTGGTACGCCTGCGACGTCAGCGCGCTCAGCTGGTACATCGGCCTGTTCAAGAAGTACAACAAGCCCATCTGGCTGACCGAGTTCGCCTGCGGTGACCGGCCCCACAACGAAATCACGCTGGCGGTCCAGAAGAAGTACATGACGGACGCGGTGAACTACCTGGAGAACGAGCCCGCGGTCTTCCGCTACTCCTGGTTCTCGGGCCGCAACGCGGAGATCCCCAACATCAACCTCCTGGGCAACTCGGGGCAGCTCACGGAGCTCGGCCAGCTGTACGTGAGCCTGCCCACGGCCACGCCCCCCACCACGGACCCCAACAAGCACGTGCCCGTAGCCGCCATGGCCTCCTCCAGCGAGGGCGCCGGCACGGTGGCGGGCAACGCCATCGACGGGAGCCTGAGCACGCGCTGGAGCAGCGCCTTCTCGGACCCCCAGTACCTGATGGTGGACTACGGCGCGACGAAGACCTTCAATCGCGTGAAGATCCAGTGGGAGGCCGCCTACGGCAAGGAGTACCAGGTCCAGACGTCCGCCAACGGCAGCACCTGGACCACCATCTACTCCACGTCCACCAGCGACGGCGGCGTGGATGACCTCACCGGCCTCAATGGCAGCGGCCGGTACCTGCGCATCTACGGAACGAAGCGCAACACCCAGTACGGCTACTCCATCTTCGAGGTGGAGGCCTACGGCGGGTAA
- a CDS encoding endo alpha-1,4 polygalactosaminidase → MPNWKTLLCLVPALPLLGACGGSEAASLSGEPVDTVTPAVEATATWWRPAPGTRWQIQLNGTLNTSFNVAVYDVDLFDTPVSTLNALKAQGRKVICYFSAGSYENWRSDAGSFPAAALGNALDGWPGERWLDIRNTKVRDIMRTRIELARQKGCDAVDPDNVDGYANATGFKLTSADQLSFNRFLATEAHARGLAVGLKNDVGQVAQLVNDFDFQVNEECFQYDECEELLPFIAAGKPVFSIEYGGNALAQQICPQANALNFDTLVKNLDLDAPRISCR, encoded by the coding sequence CTCGTTCCCGCCCTCCCCCTCCTCGGGGCGTGCGGCGGTAGCGAGGCGGCCTCCCTCTCCGGCGAGCCCGTGGACACCGTCACGCCCGCGGTGGAGGCCACGGCCACCTGGTGGCGCCCCGCACCCGGGACGCGCTGGCAGATCCAGCTCAATGGCACGCTCAATACCAGCTTCAACGTCGCCGTGTACGACGTGGACCTGTTCGACACGCCGGTCTCGACCCTGAACGCGCTCAAGGCCCAGGGCCGCAAGGTCATCTGCTACTTCAGCGCGGGCTCCTATGAGAACTGGCGTTCGGACGCCGGCAGCTTCCCCGCGGCGGCCCTGGGCAACGCGCTGGATGGCTGGCCCGGAGAGCGCTGGCTGGACATCCGCAACACCAAGGTCCGCGACATCATGCGCACCCGCATCGAGCTGGCCCGCCAGAAGGGCTGTGACGCGGTGGACCCCGACAACGTGGATGGCTACGCCAACGCCACGGGCTTCAAGCTCACCTCCGCCGACCAGCTCTCCTTCAACCGCTTCCTCGCCACCGAAGCCCATGCGCGCGGGCTGGCCGTGGGCCTGAAGAACGACGTGGGGCAGGTTGCCCAGCTCGTGAACGACTTCGACTTCCAGGTCAACGAGGAGTGCTTCCAGTACGACGAGTGCGAGGAGCTGCTGCCCTTCATCGCCGCGGGCAAGCCCGTGTTCAGCATCGAGTACGGCGGCAATGCCCTGGCCCAGCAGATCTGCCCGCAGGCCAACGCGCTCAACTTCGACACCCTGGTGAAAAACCTGGACCTGGACGCACCCCGCATCTCCTGCCGCTGA